The following proteins are encoded in a genomic region of Debaryomyces hansenii CBS767 chromosome G complete sequence:
- a CDS encoding DEHA2G04488p (highly similar to uniprot|P22217 Saccharomyces cerevisiae YLR043c TRX1 thioredoxin I), with protein MVAAITSKQEFTDALSHDGLVVVDFFATWCGPCKMIAPLLDKFSAEYNQAKFIKVDVDEFGEIAQEYEVSSMPTVIFFKGGEVVNKVIGANPGALKQVISANA; from the coding sequence atGGTTGCTGCTATCACTTCTAAACAAGAATTTACCGATGCTTTATCTCACGATGGATTAGTCGTTGTTGACTTTTTCGCTACATGGTGTGGACCATGTAAGATGATTGCTCCATTATTGGACAAGTTCTCAGCCGAATACAACCAAGCTAAGTTTATAAAGGTTGAcgttgatgaatttggtGAAATTGCTCAAGAATATGAAGTCAGTTCTATGCCAACtgttatcttcttcaaggGAGGTGAAGTCGTCAACAAGGTCATCGGTGCCAACCCAGGTGCTTTGAAGCAAGTCATTTCGGCCAATGCTTAA